Within Sinorhizobium sp. RAC02, the genomic segment TTCGGCGACGAAGTCCGGCGACTTCGCGCCACTCAAACGTGCGGTGGAAGGTGCCTTGCGTGACGCAGGCTTCCCGGCGTGGCTGGCCAAGGCCCAAGCGGCTCTTGCGCCACAAGCTCTAGGCGATGGATCGCGCGACGCGTCCGCCTCGGAGATCGCGAAGCTGATCAAAGAGAAGTTCAGCTTCCTCTAAACCTTCCATCGACCCACAGGAGATTATGATGGATCTGGAGATCAAGGCAGCGCTCGAAGCTGCATCCAAGGAAATCGGCGACAAGCTCAAGGAAGTCACCGGCGAGCAGAAGGCCCTTTCCGAAAAGCTGGCCGAACTTCAGACAAAGCAGGTGTCCGGTGAGGATATCACCGACATCAAGGGCCGCGTCGAAGACAGCCGCAAGGAACTGACCGAACTTGGCGAAACCGTCACCGACCTGACGAAGAAGCTCAACGCTCGCCGGGACGAAACGAAGTCGATCGGCCGCATCATCGCGGAACAGAAGGACTTTGCGTCGAAGATCAAGGGCCGCGAATCGATCGAGATCAAGGACATCACGTCCGCCTCGTTCGGCACCATCACCCTGCCGGCCGGCGCTCGCCGCCAGAGCCGCGGCATGATCGAGCCCGTCAACCAGGCGCTGTTCCTGCGCGACGTTATCCCGACGCTCGCCACCACGGCGGCCGTCATCGAGTATCTTCAGGAAACCGGCTTCACCAACGCCGCGGCAACGGTCGCAGCCGGCGCCGCCAAGCCGCAGTCGGATCTTTCCTTTGCTGGTAAGTCCGCTCCTATGGTCAAGATGGCGCACTGGTTCCGCGTCAACGAAGAGACGCTGGACGACGTCGACGGCATGGAAGGCTATATCAACCAGCGCGGTATCTACGGTCTCCAGCTCAAGGAAGAGGGCGAAGTCCTCAACGGCCCTGGCACCGCGAACCGTGTTGACGGACTGATCGCCAACTCCACGGAGTACGATCCGACCATGGTGCCGACCATCGTGCCGGACAACGCCATGGATGACATCCGTGTCGCCATCGCCCAAGTGAACGAGGCCGATCTGGTCGCGACCGCCGTTGTCATGAACCACCTCGACGCCGCCGCGCTCGACCTGGCGAAGGACGGCGAGGGCCGTTACCTGCACCCGGCGTTCGCCGGCAACACGGCGTGGGGCCTGCCCGTGGTCCGCACCAAGGGGCTTGCCCAGGGCAAGTTCCTCGTCGGCGGTTTCGTTGGCAACACGATCCTCTGGCAGCGCAAGGGCATCGAGATTCGCCGTTCCACCGAAGACCGCGACAATTTCGTGAACAACAAAGTCACGATCTTGATCGAGGAGCGCATCCAGCTCGAAACCCTGCGTCCGGAAGGCATCGTCTACGGCGACCTGTCCGTCCCGACGCCGTAGCTTTGAACCCGCGCAGGCGTTTTTTTGCTGGCACCTGCGCGGGGCCTACCACACCAAGCTAATATTAATAACCGTAAGAATGAGAACGATTGCCGTCATTACAGTTATCGCGATCGTCATATCCCTGACGTGTTTAGTGAAATCGAGCATACGCTGATTTTGAGCTTCGGATTCTCGACGGGAAATTTCGTCCCTTAAGAACTGAAGCCCCGGCGATGTGAACTTCGCAGTGTTGTCATATTGCTTGATCAGATCCTCTGTCGGGGTCTGCCTCAGTTCAGCGTATGTTTGCGCCATGTCCTATTCCCTAACGTTGGAAACAGACCGGAGCACGTCCGTGGCCGTGAGTCGAGTGAAGGAAAAGATGAAGATTGAGCAATCCGGCGAGCCAGTGGGAGAAGTCCTATCGCTTGCCCTCGCCAAGCAACATTGCCGCGTCCGCCATGGCGACGATGACGTGATACTGCATCACTATCTTGAGGCAGCGGTCGATTGGGTCGAACGTGCCTGCCAGACGGTGTTTCGGGAAACGGAATTCACCGCCAAGGGTGCGGACTTCGACCTAAATTTCAAGGGGTATCCCAATGCCGACATCCTGTCGGTTGCCTATGTCGACCCGCTCGGCGTGCCAGGCACGGTGACAGATTTTGAGATCCGCGACGGCGCGCTCTACATCGAAGCAGCGCCCGAAATCTCGACGGCCACGGTGGTGTTCAAGGCCGGTCTCGGTGCCGGCAACATCCCGCCGAAACTCGTGCAGGCCTGCTTGCTGCTGATCGCCAGCTTCTATCTCCACCGCGCCGACGTCACTGCCGATATGACCGGCAGCGTGCCGATGGGAGTTAAGGCCATGGTTGCAATGCACCGGAGCTTTGTATTCGCATGATGGACGCCGGGAAGCTGGACTATCTCGTCGTGTTCGAGGAGCCGGCGAAAGTTGATGACGGGCATGGCGGAAAGGTCGATGGCTGGGGCAATCCTGTCACGGCCGACGCTTCCTTCCGCTTCCTGCGCGGCGGCGAGACGGTGCAGGCGGCGCGCCTTGCCGGCCGGCAACCCGTCGTCGTGACGGTCTATGACAGCAGCCAAACGCGCGCCGTTCGCACGACGTGGCGCATGCGGGACCAGCGCAGCGGGGAAATCTACAATGTCCGCGCCGGCCCAGTGCCGACCGACGACCGCCAGTATCTGGAATTCACAGTCGAGCGCGGGGTGGCGCCATGAGCGTTTCCGTCTCACTTCAGGATCTGGTGCTCGACCTCCTCAAATCGGCGCGAGCCGTCTCCGACATCGTCAACGGACGCATCATTGATGGACCAGACGAGGACACCACGTTTCCATTTATCAGCTTCGGCCCCGATGATTCGGTTCGAGACGATGCGGAATGCATCCCCGGCCGACGTCAGACGATGCAGCTTGACTGCTGGTCTCGTGACCAGGGCAAGCTCTGGCCGTGCAAGCGACTGGTCGACGCCGTAGTCGGGGCTCTCCACGAGGCGGAAGGCGAGCTGAGCGTGGGGGCGCTTGCCTCTCTCAGGGTCGTCCTTGCGCGAACCTTCCTCGATGGCGACGGCAAGACGGCCCATGGTGTCGTGCAGGTCACGGCAACCGTGGAAGAGCCGGTCGAATAACTGCCTTCTGGCACGACGAAATCATCTCTCAACAAAGGGAATTCCGACATGGCAAATCTGGTCATTACCGCTGCCAGCGTGCTCGCTGGTGCCGATGCCTCTGGTTCAACCGGCCATGCCGGCGAGGCGATCACCGCAGGGCAGGCGGTCTATCTCAGCTCCACGACGAAGAAGTGGATGCTCGGTGACAGCAACTCCGCGACTGCCGAAGCGCGCCAGGCAAAGGGGATTGCGCTCAACAACGCCGCTCTCGACCAGCCCATCAACGTTCACCGTGCCGGCGACCTCACGCTCGGCGCTGTCCTTACGCCTGGCGTGGCCTATTACCTGTCCGATACACCGGGAGCCATCTGCCCGGTCGCTGACGTCGGCTCGGGCGAATATGTCTGTCTCCTCGGGCTTGCCAAGTCGATGACGGTTCTTGCCGTCGACATCCAGTTTCCGAACGTGGCGCTCTGACCATGTCGCGCGTCCGATTCACCGAGGATTTCGACTACAAACCGAAGAAATCCATCACGGTCGCCTACCTCGCCGGCATGGAAAAGACCGTCAAGCGGGAGTGTGCGGCGCTGGCGATCGCTGCGGGCAAGGCGGTCTCTCTCGACGGCAGCAAGAGGATGCGTGACGATGGCGAGACGGAAAACCCCGGCGCGACGGTCGATGGTGCGGCGGCTGAAAGTCCTCGGGAAGAGGATCACGGAAGCGGTGATAGCTGAACTTGACGACGGCGCGGATGTGATCGTCGCAAGGCAGAAAGCGGCAGCGCCGAAGGAATCCGGCAGGCTGGAAAGCACCATCCGGCGCTCGAAAGTGCGGCAGGGCAAAAAGTCCGCAACGGTCACTATCCGCGCCGGCGGCCGGGCGACGACGGACGCAAGCAGCACCAGGCCGGGCGGCTTCGACTATGCCGTTGAACAGGAATTCGGCAACAAGAACATGCCGGCTCATCCCTTCTTCTATCCGCCGATCAGGCAGAACGCAGAAGACATCAAGCGGAAAATTCGCAGGGCATTCCGCGCGGAAGTCAAAGACTTCTAGCCCAGAGGTTCAGGCGCTCCGGCGCTTGGCGAGACCACTCCCAACATCCCCGGCCGCAGTGAGCGGCGTTTCATGGAGGCCGTCATGGCAAAACCAGTCACTATGCGTTTCGGAAAATTCCGCGTCCTCCTGGGCGATGGCGCGGACCCCGAAGTCTTCGGCGCGCCTTGCGGCTTCACGCAGCGCTCGTTCAACCGCACCAAGGAACTGAACGAGGAAGTCATTCCAGACTGCGACGATGAAGATGAGGTCGCCCACACCGGCCGCAACGCAGTGTCCCGCTCTGCGTCGATCTCCGGCTCGGGCGTCCTTGCCAAGTCCGCCTACCCCATCTGGAAAGCGTTCTACGAGGCGAACGAAAGCAAGAACTGCAAGGTCGAATTCGATTGGGGAACCGAGGTGACGACCGTCACTCAGAAGTTCCACCTGTCGTCCTTCGAACTCTCGGCGGACCTCGGCGCCAATGTGCAGATTTCCGTCCAGATGGACAGTGACGGCGGCTACACCGAGGTTACCGTCTGATGAGCAGGGGGGGCGATATCACCCTGACATGCTGGGACGGGGAGCATGCTTTCCGTCTCAGGATCGGCGAGCTGCGCATCCTGCAAGAGAAGTGCGACGCCGGGCCGGCGTTCATCCTTCAGCGCCTGCGCGACGGCTCGTGGAAGGTTGACGACATTCGCGAGACGTTGCGGCTCGGTCTTATCGGTGGCGGCATGGAGCAACAGAAGGCGCTCGAACTCGTCCTTGAACATGTCGATGCGGTGCCGCTGGCTCAAAACCTCGTCAACGCCCATGCGGTCATCATGGCAGCGATCTTCGGGACAGAGGAGGAGCGCCTGGGAAAACCGGACCCGGCGGGGATGAAGGGAAACCGCGAGAGCGCGGTAAACTCGCCTTCGCCGGTTTCTACGGGACTGGAGCCGTTATCGGGCTCAGCGCCGACGACGTCGACCGAACCAGCCTCTGGCAGTTCCACGCGCAGTCGGAAGGCTACCGGAAGGCGCACCAAAGTGAAGAAGACGCAGCCAAGGAACTGAGCCCGGACGAGGTCGACGAGCTGGCGGCTTGGGTCAGTCCATAAAAAGACTATCAGGCAGGCAAGTTATGGAGCCGTAGCCGGTTTGTTCGTCGAACGTGCCGAGGGCAGTGGCTACTTCTTTAAGCTCGCGTTTCCTGCTCTCGCATTCCCTCTTTGAGAGCCCCTTGGCTGAAACCCGCTCCGTATTCCCGAGAGCTTGGACGAGGCGGTAGGTTTCGGATGATGCGACCTTCCGATCTTTGCCTCCGTCATCGGTGCCGAACATTAGCCAAAGAAAAAACCCGGCAAAAACAACGATGATTATAGGCATTCTCTCGATCTCCCTCGGCTCGCGACGGGTGAGAATGTTCGTGATTTTCCCGTTTGTCGAGCAGGATAAAGGAAGTCCATGGCCATCACCGCCGAACAGTTGATTTTTCAGCTCACCGCTAAGGTTTCGGGCTTCGAAAATGAAATTTCCGCAGCTGCCAGTATCTTTGACCGAGCTGCGGCGAAGATCGAAAGCGGATTTTTGCGCATGGACAGGCGCATCGAGCAGTCGTCTCGCGCCAACGCGTCGAATGTCAAAGCCATGGTCACGGCAATCACGGGCGCGCTCGGCGTGCGCGAAGTTGCTCAGTATGCCGACGCCTGGACAA encodes:
- a CDS encoding head-tail adaptor protein, with the protein product MMDAGKLDYLVVFEEPAKVDDGHGGKVDGWGNPVTADASFRFLRGGETVQAARLAGRQPVVVTVYDSSQTRAVRTTWRMRDQRSGEIYNVRAGPVPTDDRQYLEFTVERGVAP
- a CDS encoding phage tail tube protein: MAKPVTMRFGKFRVLLGDGADPEVFGAPCGFTQRSFNRTKELNEEVIPDCDDEDEVAHTGRNAVSRSASISGSGVLAKSAYPIWKAFYEANESKNCKVEFDWGTEVTTVTQKFHLSSFELSADLGANVQISVQMDSDGGYTEVTV
- a CDS encoding phage major capsid protein; protein product: MDLEIKAALEAASKEIGDKLKEVTGEQKALSEKLAELQTKQVSGEDITDIKGRVEDSRKELTELGETVTDLTKKLNARRDETKSIGRIIAEQKDFASKIKGRESIEIKDITSASFGTITLPAGARRQSRGMIEPVNQALFLRDVIPTLATTAAVIEYLQETGFTNAAATVAAGAAKPQSDLSFAGKSAPMVKMAHWFRVNEETLDDVDGMEGYINQRGIYGLQLKEEGEVLNGPGTANRVDGLIANSTEYDPTMVPTIVPDNAMDDIRVAIAQVNEADLVATAVVMNHLDAAALDLAKDGEGRYLHPAFAGNTAWGLPVVRTKGLAQGKFLVGGFVGNTILWQRKGIEIRRSTEDRDNFVNNKVTILIEERIQLETLRPEGIVYGDLSVPTP
- a CDS encoding DUF3168 domain-containing protein, which produces MSVSVSLQDLVLDLLKSARAVSDIVNGRIIDGPDEDTTFPFISFGPDDSVRDDAECIPGRRQTMQLDCWSRDQGKLWPCKRLVDAVVGALHEAEGELSVGALASLRVVLARTFLDGDGKTAHGVVQVTATVEEPVE
- a CDS encoding head-tail connector protein translates to MKEKMKIEQSGEPVGEVLSLALAKQHCRVRHGDDDVILHHYLEAAVDWVERACQTVFRETEFTAKGADFDLNFKGYPNADILSVAYVDPLGVPGTVTDFEIRDGALYIEAAPEISTATVVFKAGLGAGNIPPKLVQACLLLIASFYLHRADVTADMTGSVPMGVKAMVAMHRSFVFA
- a CDS encoding HK97-gp10 family putative phage morphogenesis protein; amino-acid sequence: MVRRLKVLGKRITEAVIAELDDGADVIVARQKAAAPKESGRLESTIRRSKVRQGKKSATVTIRAGGRATTDASSTRPGGFDYAVEQEFGNKNMPAHPFFYPPIRQNAEDIKRKIRRAFRAEVKDF
- a CDS encoding gene transfer agent family protein, which translates into the protein MSRGGDITLTCWDGEHAFRLRIGELRILQEKCDAGPAFILQRLRDGSWKVDDIRETLRLGLIGGGMEQQKALELVLEHVDAVPLAQNLVNAHAVIMAAIFGTEEERLGKPDPAGMKGNRESAVNSPSPVSTGLEPLSGSAPTTSTEPASGSSTRSRKATGRRTKVKKTQPRN